In Arachis stenosperma cultivar V10309 chromosome 1, arast.V10309.gnm1.PFL2, whole genome shotgun sequence, one DNA window encodes the following:
- the LOC130935518 gene encoding probable serine/threonine-protein kinase PBL18, whose amino-acid sequence MGNCIRESSDITTPYPNNPIGATKGGYYRKRSTLLFPPPPIQHVDDDDYGKDDEIVLATSRSEGDILLISSPHLKSFTFNDLKNVTGNFDNENLIGEGGFGYVYKGWINAHSFDPVFGTGTVAVAVKKLKPQGFQGHKEWLSEVNHLGQLHHPNLVRLIGYCFEGDNRLLVYEYMPKGSLENHLFHKGNETLPWTTRMKVAIDAARGLTFLHESEQQVIYRDFKTSNILLDLEFNAKLSDFGLAKAGPIGDRSHVSTQVLGTVGYAAPEYILTGRLTTKCDVYSFGVVLLELLTGRRAIEVTKSGMEHNLVEWAKPYLGDRRKLFRIMDTKLAGQYSQRAAYIVALLSLQCISEPKFRPQMLDILSTLERLPLTSNNHSHRAKTRPISSSPRLPRAPNQLVLSPLKYNNSNNDNYYSPYNTGGSPLLQPTQHY is encoded by the exons atggGAAATTGCATTCGAGAAAGTTCTGATATCACCACGCCATACCCAAATAATCCTATAG GTGCTACAAAAGGAGGTTATTATAGAAAAAGAAGCACATTATTGTTTCCACCACCACCAATACAACacgttgatgatgatgattatggtAAAGATGATGAGATTGTTCTAGCAACATCAAGATCTGAAGGCGATATACTACTAATTTCATCCCCTCATTTAAAATCCTTCACATTCAATGATCTTAAGAATGTTACTGGAAACTTTGATAATGAGAATCTAATAGGAGAAGGTGGATTTGGTTATGTTTATAAGGGATGGATTAATGCTCATTCATTTGACCCTGTCTTTGGAACTGGAACTGTTGCTGTAGCTGTAAAGAAGCTTAAACCTCAAGGTTTTCAAGGTCATAAGGAGTGGTTG AGTGAAGTAAATCATCTTGGACAACTTCATCATCCAAATCTAGTGAGACTTATTGGATACTGTTTTGAAGGGGATAATCGGCTTCTGGTGTATGAATACATGCCAAAAGGAAGCTTAGAAAATCACCTATTTCATA AGGGGAATGAAACGCTTCCTtggacaacaagaatgaaagtTGCTATTGATGCTGCTAGAGGACTAACCTTCCTACATGAATCTGAGCAACAAGTCATCTACCGAGACTTCAAGACTTCTAACATTTTATTAGATTTG GAATTTAATGCAAAACTTTCAGATTTTGGATTGGCGAAAGCAGGGCCCATTGGTGATCGAAGTCATGTTTCTACTCAAGTCTTGGGCACTGTAGGTTATGCTGCTCCTGAATATATCCTTACAG GTCGGCTAACTACAAAATGTGACGTGTATAGTTTTGGAGTAGTATTATTGGAATTACTAACTGGAAGGCGTGCAATTGAGGTAACAAAATCTGGGATGGAACATAATCTTGTGGAATGGGCAAAACCCTATTTGGGTGATAGGAGGAAGTTGTTCAGGATCATGGACACTAAGTTAGCAGGACAATACTCACAAAGGGCAGCTTATATAGTTGCTCTTCTTTCTTTGCAATGCATTAGTGAGCCCAAGTTCAGGCCTCAGATGCTTGATATTTTATCTACTTTAGAAAGGCTTCCGCTAACTAGTAATAACCACTCACATAGGGCCAAGACTAGGCCCATCTCATCAAGCCCAAGGTTACCCAGAGCCCCTAATCAATTGGTTTTATCCcctttaaaatataataatagtaataatgaTAATTATTATTCACCATACAACACCGGCGGGTCACCCCTCTTGCAACCCACGCAGCATTATTAA